The Corynebacterium comes genome window below encodes:
- a CDS encoding NAD-dependent epimerase/dehydratase family protein, whose product MKVVIVGATGNAGTAVLRALHQTPEVTHIVGVARRLPDQNVEPYEGCEWHSLDIAAASTSEDAVSQLTEVFRGAEAVIHLAWLIQPNDQRELLRRVNVEGTRRVAEAVSRAGVPHLVAASSVGAYSPDEARSTDSDPPLRDESYPVGGIDSSHYSVDKAAQEKVLDTFAAGHPDITVTRLRPGLTFQADAASELQRYFLGKALPVQLLKSGRLPALTVPKGMLLQAVHADDVGRAYVAAVLRRLPGAFNICTDDVLGPQELADIVDHGRVLEVPPAMVRAALVAAHKSGLLPADAGWLDMAMQVPLMDNTRAIEELGWRPQVSSADALRELLDAMIEGHGHPSPPLHPRDKDERVVSAIHEPAKSGAHAGAGSATEGGTEDLPENLTKDLMGLYLSDHLTGATAGVNRIERMAADFIDTPVYADLASLADEIRADRELLRNIVEDLGFPRKPYRQAAAWAAERVGRLKLNGRIIERSPMTLLLEAELMRSAVAGKLGGWQTLREHAPELGLDREVFDRLIEATHRQLSTLDGVHEYARQRALRDDRDTFWD is encoded by the coding sequence ATGAAGGTTGTCATTGTCGGAGCCACCGGAAACGCAGGCACCGCGGTTCTGCGGGCGCTTCACCAGACCCCTGAGGTCACCCACATCGTCGGTGTGGCCCGGCGTCTCCCGGACCAGAACGTCGAACCCTACGAGGGCTGCGAGTGGCACTCCCTCGACATCGCTGCGGCCAGTACCAGCGAGGACGCCGTCAGCCAGCTGACGGAGGTCTTCCGCGGCGCAGAGGCGGTCATCCATCTCGCCTGGCTCATCCAGCCCAACGACCAGCGCGAACTCCTGCGCCGCGTGAACGTCGAGGGAACCAGGCGCGTCGCTGAGGCAGTCTCCCGGGCCGGAGTTCCCCACCTGGTCGCCGCCTCCTCGGTCGGCGCCTACTCCCCCGACGAGGCACGGTCCACCGACTCGGACCCGCCGCTCCGCGACGAGAGTTATCCCGTCGGCGGCATCGACTCCTCGCACTACAGCGTGGACAAGGCCGCACAGGAGAAGGTGCTGGACACCTTCGCCGCCGGGCACCCGGACATCACCGTCACCCGCCTGCGCCCGGGTCTGACGTTCCAGGCGGATGCCGCTTCCGAGCTGCAGCGCTATTTCCTCGGGAAGGCGCTACCCGTCCAGCTGCTCAAGTCCGGCAGGTTACCCGCGCTGACGGTGCCCAAGGGCATGCTCCTGCAGGCCGTCCACGCCGACGACGTCGGACGTGCCTATGTGGCAGCCGTCCTCAGGAGACTCCCCGGAGCCTTCAACATCTGCACCGATGACGTCCTCGGCCCGCAGGAGCTGGCCGACATCGTCGATCACGGCCGGGTGCTGGAGGTCCCGCCGGCCATGGTCCGCGCCGCCCTCGTCGCCGCCCACAAGTCGGGGCTGCTCCCCGCTGACGCCGGCTGGCTGGACATGGCCATGCAGGTCCCGCTCATGGACAACACCCGGGCCATCGAGGAGCTGGGGTGGCGTCCGCAGGTCTCCTCCGCGGATGCCCTGCGGGAGCTTCTCGACGCCATGATCGAGGGACACGGCCACCCCTCTCCCCCGCTTCATCCCCGCGACAAGGATGAGCGCGTCGTCTCCGCGATCCACGAACCGGCCAAGTCGGGCGCCCATGCGGGCGCGGGCTCAGCGACGGAGGGGGGCACGGAGGATCTGCCGGAGAACCTGACCAAGGACCTGATGGGCCTGTACCTCTCCGACCACCTGACGGGTGCCACCGCCGGCGTGAACCGGATCGAGCGGATGGCCGCCGACTTCATCGACACCCCCGTCTACGCGGACCTGGCCTCCCTGGCCGATGAGATCCGCGCCGACCGGGAGCTGCTGCGCAACATCGTCGAGGATCTCGGCTTTCCACGGAAGCCCTACCGCCAGGCCGCGGCCTGGGCGGCGGAACGTGTCGGGCGGCTCAAGCTCAACGGCCGGATCATCGAACGCTCACCCATGACGCTGCTGCTGGAGGCCGAGCTCATGCGATCCGCAGTGGCGGGCAAACTCGGCGGCTGGCAGACCCTGCGCGAACACGCACCGGAGCTGGGTCTGGATCGGGAGGTCTTCGACCGTCTCATCGAAGCCACCCACCGGCAGTTGAGCACCCTCGACGGAGTCCACGAATACGCCCGACAGCGGGCTCTCCGTGATGACCGCGACACCTTCTGGGATTAA
- the arsC gene encoding arsenate reductase (glutaredoxin) (This arsenate reductase requires both glutathione and glutaredoxin to convert arsenate to arsenite, after which the efflux transporter formed by ArsA and ArsB can extrude the arsenite from the cell, providing resistance.) has protein sequence MTTIYHNPRCSKSRQALERLRDKGIEPDIIRYLDAPPSVEKLRELVDAAGITVHDAIRTKEAEYKQLGLSPDTPDEELLAAMVAHPRLIERPFVVTAKGVRIARPTEAIDEIL, from the coding sequence ATGACGACGATCTACCACAACCCCCGCTGCTCCAAGTCCCGCCAGGCCCTCGAGCGCCTGCGGGACAAAGGGATCGAACCGGACATCATCCGCTATCTGGACGCCCCGCCGAGCGTCGAAAAGCTCCGCGAGCTCGTCGACGCCGCGGGGATCACCGTCCACGACGCCATCCGCACGAAGGAAGCCGAGTACAAGCAACTCGGCCTTTCCCCCGACACCCCGGACGAAGAGCTGCTCGCCGCGATGGTCGCCCACCCGCGACTGATTGAGCGCCCGTTCGTGGTGACCGCCAAAGGTGTGCGGATCGCCCGCCCGACCGAGGCCATCGACGAGATCCTCTGA
- a CDS encoding DUF402 domain-containing protein, with protein MAADLHPVKKETFNTANRINIDPKGHLREVDTYRVTDFGLYMARGANHPRFGYLESWLLPKLGLRANIFHFRDGVHERQDFYFDVADIHIEDDVWSTRDLYVDLVSVTGEPIDVQDIDELAAATSAGLITAEEAERAIDTTLNAVEGITRHHDNAMEWLRTLGIELTWADTVEMVPAE; from the coding sequence ATGGCTGCTGATCTTCATCCGGTCAAGAAGGAAACCTTCAACACCGCCAACCGGATCAACATCGACCCGAAGGGGCACCTCCGGGAGGTCGACACCTACCGGGTCACCGACTTCGGCCTCTACATGGCACGCGGGGCGAACCACCCGCGCTTCGGCTATCTCGAGTCCTGGCTCCTGCCGAAGCTGGGGCTGCGCGCCAACATCTTCCATTTCCGGGACGGCGTCCACGAGCGTCAGGACTTCTACTTCGACGTCGCCGACATCCACATCGAGGATGACGTGTGGTCCACCCGCGACCTCTACGTGGACCTCGTCTCCGTCACCGGTGAGCCCATCGACGTCCAGGACATCGACGAACTCGCCGCAGCCACGTCCGCCGGCCTGATCACCGCGGAAGAGGCCGAGCGAGCCATCGACACCACCCTCAACGCGGTGGAGGGCATCACCCGGCACCACGACAACGCGATGGAGTGGCTGCGCACCCTCGGCATAGAGCTGACATGGGCGGACACGGTGGAAATGGTTCCCGCCGAATAA
- a CDS encoding Rv1157c family protein — MGSIALRTTVRTVAVAVTLTAVSALGLSVGAGAAHAQTSSPGPLDQLGRPTPQTQVQVRDFANQPWVPVEMRNAILSALAFSAGDNGDGGPALPENAPTFTQFYWPTVAGSCIGGELDAVGTAIAVPGPAAIPAPGARAGQTAFVFTALGTAPALPEQGGMNVTWFNLNTLQNGVTPLGNYGINPDGPATLSGTADTGHGTVVALVSGDVRTEDATCNFLPTAAIIDAR; from the coding sequence GTGGGATCCATCGCACTGAGGACCACCGTCCGGACGGTCGCCGTCGCCGTCACACTGACCGCCGTCAGTGCGCTCGGCCTCAGCGTCGGCGCCGGCGCGGCACACGCCCAGACCTCCTCCCCGGGCCCGCTCGACCAGCTCGGCCGCCCCACCCCCCAGACCCAGGTGCAGGTGAGGGACTTCGCCAACCAGCCGTGGGTGCCCGTGGAGATGCGCAACGCAATCCTCTCCGCCCTCGCGTTCAGCGCCGGCGACAACGGCGACGGCGGCCCCGCCCTGCCGGAGAACGCGCCGACCTTCACCCAGTTCTACTGGCCGACGGTCGCAGGCTCCTGCATCGGCGGCGAACTCGACGCGGTGGGAACCGCCATCGCCGTTCCCGGCCCCGCGGCCATTCCGGCCCCGGGAGCGCGCGCAGGCCAGACCGCCTTCGTCTTCACGGCCCTGGGCACCGCGCCCGCCCTGCCCGAGCAGGGCGGCATGAACGTCACGTGGTTCAACCTGAACACCCTCCAGAACGGGGTCACCCCGCTGGGGAATTACGGCATCAACCCGGATGGGCCGGCCACACTGTCCGGCACCGCCGACACCGGTCACGGCACTGTCGTGGCACTCGTCTCCGGCGACGTCCGCACCGAGGACGCCACCTGCAACTTCCTCCCCACCGCTGCGATCATTGATGCGAGGTAA
- a CDS encoding MFS transporter yields the protein MTTARPVHSPVGVAIMFATNGAVFSSVLPWYPLLKQQWGLTDLAFGFIVAAFAAGSLVSSVLPSLAVNRFGPRPVVFWGTVALALLVAGIGWASSGLVLAILLIGIGLFDAVVDVSQNVAGVRVESRVRRSILSAMHAFWSLGAVLGGIGGTAAASSGWDIRLHLAIVAVAVVVLVALAVWLTGPVPSAAGEAEADGGVERHGGGFGKIMLVALPVALLATSGTMVEDIANNWAGLSSVELADVDVADAGVAYTVVLTAQMVGRFTGDRLIDKFGRVAVARAGGVLIAVGGLGVVAASGPGLLYAGYVLVGFGCATLVPSAFAAAARLPGVTEGAGVTAVSWLMRVGFLATSPVLGSLSAATGLRRALLLLVLAGVVVAVLAPALRSRPARTPGT from the coding sequence ATGACCACCGCCCGTCCTGTCCACAGCCCCGTTGGCGTCGCGATCATGTTCGCGACCAACGGGGCTGTGTTCTCTTCCGTCCTGCCCTGGTACCCCCTGCTCAAGCAGCAGTGGGGGCTGACGGACCTGGCTTTCGGGTTCATCGTGGCGGCTTTTGCGGCCGGTTCCCTGGTCTCCTCCGTGCTGCCCTCGTTGGCCGTCAACCGCTTCGGACCCCGTCCGGTCGTCTTCTGGGGCACCGTGGCGCTCGCACTGCTCGTCGCCGGGATCGGCTGGGCGTCGTCGGGCCTGGTGCTGGCGATCCTGTTGATCGGCATCGGGCTTTTCGACGCCGTCGTCGACGTCTCCCAGAATGTCGCGGGCGTGCGTGTGGAGAGTCGGGTCCGCCGCTCGATCCTCTCCGCCATGCATGCCTTCTGGTCCCTGGGTGCGGTGCTCGGCGGCATCGGGGGCACTGCGGCCGCCAGTTCGGGGTGGGACATCCGTCTGCATCTGGCGATCGTCGCGGTGGCGGTGGTCGTGCTGGTCGCCCTCGCGGTGTGGCTGACGGGGCCCGTGCCCTCCGCAGCGGGGGAAGCGGAGGCGGACGGCGGCGTCGAGAGGCACGGCGGCGGGTTCGGAAAGATCATGCTGGTCGCCCTGCCGGTGGCGCTGCTGGCGACGTCCGGGACGATGGTGGAGGACATCGCCAACAACTGGGCGGGGCTGTCCTCGGTGGAACTGGCCGACGTCGATGTCGCTGACGCGGGGGTGGCGTACACGGTGGTGCTCACCGCACAGATGGTGGGGCGCTTCACCGGTGACCGGCTCATCGATAAATTCGGCCGGGTCGCCGTCGCCCGGGCCGGTGGCGTGCTGATCGCCGTCGGCGGGCTGGGGGTTGTCGCGGCCTCCGGTCCCGGTCTGCTGTACGCCGGATATGTTCTGGTCGGTTTCGGCTGCGCCACGCTCGTACCCAGCGCCTTTGCTGCGGCTGCCCGCCTGCCCGGGGTGACCGAGGGCGCCGGGGTCACGGCCGTCAGCTGGCTGATGCGGGTCGGTTTCCTGGCCACCAGCCCGGTGCTGGGGTCGCTCTCGGCGGCTACGGGCCTGCGCCGGGCACTGCTGCTTCTCGTCCTCGCCGGGGTGGTCGTGGCGGTGCTCGCACCGGCGCTGCGGAGCCGACCGGCGCGCACCCCTGGTACATAA
- a CDS encoding CinA family protein codes for MPNSVPEDLAAKETAAAISALALEHGFTVATAESLTGGQIATTLAAAEDSSEWFAGSVVSYQTRIKYDVLGVPEGQPVITESAVSTMAEGVAKLMSADATLAVSGCGGPGEQEGQPPGTTWIAARVRGTIRTELHHFPGGPEEILAQTRQRSLELLQALMQATASPDHTTPTAKERP; via the coding sequence ATGCCCAATTCCGTACCTGAGGACCTGGCCGCGAAGGAGACGGCGGCCGCCATCTCGGCTCTGGCGCTGGAACACGGATTCACCGTGGCCACCGCAGAGTCGCTCACCGGTGGTCAGATCGCGACCACGCTGGCCGCCGCAGAGGACTCCTCGGAATGGTTCGCCGGCAGTGTGGTCAGTTATCAGACCCGCATCAAGTACGACGTCCTGGGCGTGCCCGAAGGGCAGCCGGTGATCACTGAATCCGCGGTGAGCACGATGGCGGAGGGCGTGGCGAAGCTCATGTCCGCTGACGCCACCCTCGCGGTCTCCGGCTGCGGTGGCCCCGGCGAGCAGGAGGGTCAACCACCCGGCACCACCTGGATCGCCGCCCGCGTGCGCGGCACCATCCGGACCGAGCTGCACCACTTCCCCGGCGGGCCCGAGGAGATCCTCGCACAGACCCGGCAGCGGTCTCTGGAACTGCTCCAGGCACTCATGCAGGCCACCGCTTCCCCTGACCACACCACTCCGACAGCGAAGGAACGACCATGA
- the typA gene encoding translational GTPase TypA, giving the protein MSHPEFRNVAIVAHVDHGKTTLVNSMLEQSGVFDDHGGVTDRVMDSGDLEREKGITILAKNTAVRRKGAGKDGRDLIINVIDTPGHADFGGEVERALSMVDGVVLLVDASEGPLPQTRFVLGKALAAKMPVIILVNKTDRADARIDEVVEDAQDLLLELASTLEDPEAAEAAESLLDLPVLYASGREGKASTKNPGNGNAPDAEDLQALFDVIYQVLPEPSADLEAPLQAHVTNLDSSSFLGRIGLVRIFAGSLKKGQQVAWIHYDDEGNQHTKTVKIAELLRTVGVTRQPTDEVVAGDIAAISGIDEIMIGDTLAALENPVALPRITVDEPAISMTIGVNTSPLAGRGGGDKVTARLVKARLDNELIGNVSLRVLPTERPDTWEVQGRGEMALSILVETMRREGFELTVGKPQVVTQTIDGKLHEPYEHLIIDVPGEYQGPVTQLMAARKGQMTSMDTGSGEWVRMEFDVPSRGLIGFRTTFMTETRGTGIANSYAIELRPWAGEIKGRASGSLVADRSGKITAFALQGLADRGSFFVEPGTEAYEGMVVGANNRDEDMDVNITKEKKLTNMRAASADTTVTLAKAHALSLDEAMEFCGQDECVEVTPDILRVRKLYLSANERARSRSREKNLNK; this is encoded by the coding sequence GTGTCCCATCCTGAGTTCCGCAACGTCGCCATCGTCGCACACGTCGACCACGGCAAAACCACCCTCGTCAACTCCATGCTGGAGCAGTCCGGAGTGTTCGACGACCACGGTGGTGTCACTGACCGCGTGATGGACTCCGGTGATCTCGAACGCGAGAAGGGCATCACCATCCTGGCCAAGAACACCGCCGTGCGCCGCAAGGGTGCCGGCAAGGACGGCCGGGACCTCATCATCAACGTCATCGACACCCCGGGCCACGCCGACTTCGGTGGCGAGGTCGAGCGCGCCCTGTCCATGGTCGACGGTGTCGTCCTACTCGTCGACGCGTCCGAGGGCCCCCTCCCGCAGACCCGCTTCGTGCTGGGTAAGGCCCTGGCCGCGAAGATGCCGGTCATCATCCTGGTCAACAAGACCGACCGTGCGGACGCCCGCATCGACGAGGTCGTCGAGGACGCCCAGGATCTGCTCCTGGAACTCGCCTCCACCCTCGAGGACCCCGAGGCCGCCGAAGCCGCCGAGAGCCTGCTCGACCTGCCGGTGCTCTACGCCTCCGGCCGTGAAGGCAAGGCCTCCACCAAAAACCCGGGCAACGGCAACGCCCCGGACGCAGAGGACCTGCAGGCCCTCTTCGACGTCATCTACCAGGTCCTCCCGGAGCCTTCCGCTGACCTTGAGGCGCCGCTGCAGGCCCACGTCACCAACCTGGACTCCTCGTCCTTCCTCGGCCGCATCGGCCTGGTCCGCATCTTCGCCGGCTCCCTGAAGAAGGGCCAGCAGGTTGCCTGGATCCACTATGACGACGAGGGCAACCAGCACACCAAGACCGTCAAGATCGCTGAGCTGCTGCGCACCGTCGGTGTGACCCGCCAGCCCACCGACGAGGTCGTCGCCGGTGACATCGCGGCGATCTCCGGCATCGACGAGATCATGATCGGCGACACCCTCGCCGCTCTGGAGAACCCGGTGGCACTGCCCCGGATCACCGTCGACGAGCCGGCCATCTCCATGACCATCGGCGTCAACACCTCCCCGCTGGCAGGCCGCGGCGGCGGCGACAAGGTCACCGCCCGCCTGGTCAAGGCCCGCCTGGACAACGAGCTCATCGGTAACGTGTCCCTGCGCGTCCTCCCGACCGAGCGTCCCGACACCTGGGAGGTGCAGGGCCGAGGCGAGATGGCGCTGTCGATCCTGGTGGAGACGATGCGTCGCGAAGGCTTCGAGCTCACCGTCGGCAAGCCGCAGGTGGTCACCCAGACCATCGACGGCAAGCTCCATGAGCCCTACGAGCACCTGATCATCGACGTCCCCGGTGAGTACCAGGGTCCCGTCACCCAGCTCATGGCCGCCCGCAAGGGCCAGATGACCAGCATGGACACCGGCTCCGGCGAATGGGTCCGCATGGAGTTCGACGTGCCCTCCCGTGGCCTCATCGGCTTCCGTACCACCTTCATGACCGAAACCCGTGGCACCGGCATCGCCAACAGCTACGCCATCGAGCTGCGTCCGTGGGCCGGCGAGATCAAGGGCCGCGCCTCGGGTTCCCTGGTCGCCGACCGTTCCGGCAAGATCACCGCCTTCGCCCTTCAGGGCCTGGCGGACCGTGGCTCCTTCTTCGTCGAGCCGGGCACCGAGGCTTATGAGGGCATGGTCGTCGGCGCGAACAACCGCGACGAGGACATGGACGTCAACATCACCAAGGAAAAGAAGCTGACCAACATGCGTGCGGCCAGCGCCGACACCACGGTCACCCTCGCCAAGGCCCACGCCCTGTCCCTGGACGAGGCCATGGAGTTCTGTGGTCAGGACGAGTGCGTCGAGGTCACCCCCGACATCCTCCGCGTCCGCAAGCTCTACCTCAGCGCCAACGAGCGCGCCCGCTCCCGCTCCCGCGAGAAGAACCTCAACAAGTAG
- the mshB gene encoding N-acetyl-1-D-myo-inositol-2-amino-2-deoxy-alpha-D-glucopyranoside deacetylase, with product MTPRDLVGYRVVAVHAHPDDEAITTGGSLFDLARRGADVLVVTCTLGEEGEVIGEPFAHLTNDHADQLGGFRIAELTRALGILGVRGHFLGGAGRFRDSGMVGSPAYGNPRAFVNSGAEAVELLTRVLAAERPHLLITYGPDGGYGHPDHIRAHEIAHAAAQLVHVPRILWTVSDLAETTEGVESITQVPTGWGLPDEAYLANAGVEEHDLAIDLDDAALAAKREAMRAHATQIWFADGSVSATNPQAAWGQGRHPVWALSNLLAQPLLSREHYQLGAGDLPGADLLGGPGLLDGIDRDRLEVKP from the coding sequence ATGACCCCCCGTGATCTTGTCGGCTACCGCGTGGTTGCCGTCCACGCACACCCCGACGATGAGGCCATCACCACCGGAGGCTCCCTCTTCGACCTCGCCCGCCGCGGCGCCGACGTACTGGTGGTGACCTGCACGCTGGGGGAGGAGGGCGAGGTGATCGGCGAACCCTTCGCCCACCTGACCAACGACCACGCGGATCAGCTCGGTGGTTTCCGTATCGCCGAGCTCACCCGCGCCCTGGGGATTCTCGGGGTACGGGGCCACTTCCTCGGTGGAGCGGGCCGGTTCCGGGATTCCGGCATGGTGGGCAGCCCGGCGTACGGGAACCCGCGGGCTTTCGTCAACTCCGGCGCAGAGGCCGTCGAACTGCTCACCCGTGTCCTCGCGGCCGAACGACCGCACCTGCTGATCACCTACGGCCCCGACGGCGGCTACGGACATCCCGACCACATCCGCGCCCACGAGATCGCACACGCCGCGGCCCAGCTTGTCCACGTCCCCCGCATCCTGTGGACCGTCAGCGACCTGGCCGAGACCACCGAAGGCGTCGAGAGCATCACGCAGGTGCCCACGGGCTGGGGCCTGCCGGATGAGGCGTACCTGGCCAACGCGGGCGTCGAGGAGCATGATCTGGCGATCGACCTGGACGACGCCGCCCTGGCAGCCAAGCGCGAGGCCATGCGGGCGCACGCCACTCAGATCTGGTTCGCCGACGGCTCGGTGTCCGCCACCAACCCGCAGGCCGCGTGGGGGCAGGGGCGCCACCCGGTGTGGGCGCTGTCGAACCTGCTGGCTCAGCCGCTGCTCTCCCGGGAGCACTACCAGCTGGGCGCCGGTGACCTTCCCGGGGCTGATCTGCTCGGCGGGCCGGGCCTGCTGGACGGCATCGACCGCGACCGGCTCGAGGTTAAGCCATGA
- a CDS encoding ABC transporter family substrate-binding protein — MKARFLSAVLLAATLTACAANPGPPPVEEPAPSPETATSSVTPTTTPSRAEAVINVGVDPLPGGFNPHMQSDDSTLTRSLASLVLPSAFRNDAMDEDLLVSAGPVEPTPMAGETLPQTIRYVISPEAQWSDGTPITGADFHYLWQGMTGTPGVIGSAPYREIAAIRTSPDGRTVDVDFVTVVADWQQLFRHLLPSHLLQSDAGDFSSALIDDLPASGGRYMISNIDRSRGVVAVNRNDRFWGKAPAQTDRVTFREIRSVTQGVEQLHTGQISFLDVTPAETSFEAYSLMLDTQVRLLDQPRELTLTMSTSSSLLEEHAVRAELHSLLDVPLIARLAAGRSADLNVPPHTRARSVEQGPPELLPGLTGEEGRPLRLGVDSADDTAIAAARTIVDLLSRFGVAAEVTTTDLADLTGNLLPAGEVDVVIAWERSAGDPVELADQWLCPPTPESPRAGNLSGYCTGETDVMARSLLNGDVEASEGRAFFAGENAREHVLVPLLGERRVLVLGEGIVGPDPDLDNWTAGISTVASWRKQ; from the coding sequence GTGAAAGCCCGCTTCCTCTCCGCTGTCCTCCTTGCCGCGACGCTGACCGCCTGCGCCGCGAACCCAGGCCCACCACCGGTGGAGGAACCCGCCCCCAGCCCGGAAACCGCCACCTCGAGCGTGACGCCGACGACCACGCCTTCGCGGGCGGAGGCCGTCATCAACGTGGGCGTCGATCCGCTGCCTGGCGGTTTCAACCCGCACATGCAGTCCGACGATTCCACTCTCACGCGCTCCCTGGCCTCCCTGGTGCTGCCGAGTGCGTTCCGCAATGATGCGATGGATGAGGATCTGCTGGTCTCGGCAGGTCCGGTCGAACCCACACCCATGGCGGGGGAGACGCTCCCCCAGACCATCCGCTACGTCATCTCCCCGGAGGCGCAGTGGTCGGACGGCACGCCCATCACGGGTGCCGATTTCCACTACCTGTGGCAGGGCATGACCGGCACGCCCGGAGTCATCGGCTCGGCCCCCTACCGGGAGATCGCCGCGATCCGCACCAGCCCCGACGGTCGCACCGTGGACGTCGACTTCGTCACCGTCGTCGCCGACTGGCAGCAGCTGTTCCGGCACCTCCTGCCCAGCCACCTCCTGCAGTCCGACGCCGGCGATTTCTCCTCCGCGCTCATCGATGATCTGCCCGCCTCCGGTGGCCGTTACATGATCAGCAACATCGACCGCTCCCGTGGGGTCGTCGCCGTCAACCGCAACGACCGCTTCTGGGGAAAGGCCCCCGCGCAGACCGACCGCGTGACCTTCCGGGAGATCCGCTCCGTCACCCAGGGCGTCGAACAGCTGCACACCGGCCAGATCAGTTTCCTGGACGTCACTCCGGCGGAGACCTCCTTCGAGGCGTATTCGCTCATGCTCGACACCCAGGTGCGCCTCCTGGATCAGCCCCGCGAACTCACGCTGACGATGTCCACCTCCTCGTCGCTGCTGGAGGAACACGCGGTGCGAGCCGAACTGCATTCGCTTCTCGACGTCCCCCTCATCGCCCGCCTCGCCGCGGGCAGGTCCGCTGACCTCAACGTTCCCCCGCACACCAGGGCACGCAGCGTCGAGCAGGGCCCACCGGAGCTGCTGCCCGGCCTCACCGGGGAGGAGGGACGCCCCCTGCGGCTGGGCGTCGACTCCGCCGACGACACCGCGATCGCCGCCGCCCGCACCATCGTGGACCTGCTCTCCCGCTTCGGCGTGGCCGCGGAGGTGACCACCACCGACCTGGCCGACCTCACCGGCAATCTCCTGCCCGCAGGCGAGGTGGACGTCGTCATAGCCTGGGAGCGGAGCGCCGGTGATCCGGTGGAGCTGGCCGACCAGTGGTTGTGCCCGCCCACTCCGGAGTCCCCGCGGGCCGGCAACCTGTCCGGATACTGCACCGGGGAGACCGACGTCATGGCCCGTTCCCTGCTCAACGGTGACGTGGAGGCGTCGGAGGGCCGGGCCTTCTTCGCCGGGGAGAACGCCCGTGAGCATGTCCTGGTCCCCTTGCTGGGGGAGCGGCGTGTGCTGGTTCTGGGCGAAGGTATCGTAGGTCCGGACCCGGATCTTGACAACTGGACCGCCGGTATTTCGACGGTCGCGAGCTGGAGGAAGCAATGA
- the fdxA gene encoding ferredoxin, with protein sequence MTYIIAQPCVDVLDRSCVEECPVDCIYEGKRMLYIHPDECVDCGACEPACPVEAIFYEDDVPEEWDKYYDANVGFFDDLGSPGGAAKAGVQAFDHPFVAALPPQNQE encoded by the coding sequence ATGACATACATCATTGCCCAGCCTTGCGTCGATGTCCTCGACCGTTCGTGTGTTGAGGAATGCCCGGTCGACTGCATCTACGAGGGCAAGCGGATGCTCTACATCCACCCCGATGAGTGCGTCGACTGCGGTGCCTGTGAACCGGCCTGCCCGGTCGAGGCGATCTTCTACGAGGACGACGTACCCGAGGAATGGGACAAGTACTACGACGCCAACGTCGGTTTCTTCGACGATCTCGGCTCCCCGGGCGGTGCCGCCAAGGCCGGCGTCCAGGCCTTCGATCACCCCTTCGTCGCCGCGCTGCCCCCGCAGAACCAGGAATAG